The Chelonia mydas isolate rCheMyd1 chromosome 1, rCheMyd1.pri.v2, whole genome shotgun sequence nucleotide sequence GAGTGGAGCTGCAGAGGAGGCGAGAGCAATTGACTTCGGAAGAATGAAATTTAAATTCCAGTTGAGCTAATCAAGGGGAGAACAAGTAAACATATTTGTAGTGTGTCAACATCAGCGGGGGAGAGGAACTGCTGAGGATGAGTCCAGGGCAGGAAGCTGGAAATGCAAATGAGTCATGGGAAACGTAGAGTCTGCACCGGAAAGGACTCAAGTGGTGCGATCGTGGAATATCTCCCGTAGGAAATGGGGGAAGCCCTAGTGCAGCAGGGAGAACACACTGCAGGGATGAGGGAGATGGGATGTCtcaagggagagagacagaatctATCCCCTGCCAACTATAAATCAGCCCTAGAACAGATCTGTGTCCAAATTCCTGCTGAGGGCCCCCAGCTGCTGTGCCTCTGCAATGTCATTAAGCACTCATGACTGTTCCCCTTCTTTCCGCTCTCTTGTGCAAGCAGAAGCAAATCCTTAACACGCTCACAAGTGCCACTGCTCTCCGCTTCCAGTAGTCGGTATACTTGGTAAGCCTTGTGTCCCCCCTAGAGGTATTCTCCTCctcttatagatggggaaactgagccagagAAGCTGCAACTTGCCCAAGTTGGATGCTTGCCACGGCAGAGCTGAGAAAAGAAGCCAGGCGCCCAGATTCCCAGCCCTATGGCAGGGATCTCAGTCGCTCTTTCCACCAGGACCTGCAAGGCAGCAGCTGACAGGGACGATAGAAAGGGGAGGTGGAAAGGACCAGTTGGGTCACCTGGTTCCATTCcccatgcaggattgttccctgcatgcTGTTGTAAGTGCTTAGATCAGAGGTCCCcgaactgtggggtgtgccccggCCCTGTGCCTCACCCCGTCCCCAGCTTcccacctggccctggccccagcctgggtcccctttcccctgtccccccagtcaaagcccctctcctggccctggctccaggggggcttggacagagggaggggaggcacaACCCTCAGAAGGGCTAGATACTCTGTTCAAGCAATGGTGCTTCCACCACGGTCTGTGGGGGATTATTCCTCAGTCTGTTTGTTTGATCTTTCTGATATTAATCCTGTATTTCCTGTTCTCCCCTTGAACCACACTAAACCCTTCCTGTCCCCTTGTAATACTTAGGGTCAGTATTTGTGTAACTGCTCTTACTCAGAATTTATCAGAGTTGTAAATACTTCCTCTAGGAGGATCAACTGCATGGCTATGAGCAGGACTTGCCCTTTCTTGTTTGTGATGCAGAAATCCGGCCCCTGGGGGTTTTCATTCCCCATTCTTCTTAAGCTGAGCAATATGAGTTTATTAACAACAATTTAGCCCTCTCCAGTATGAGTAAAGTATATGTTAAATGGAGCGGCCAGCTGCCAGATCTCCTGGAGAAGTTCATGGGGTTTCACCATCAAAGGGGGGGTGTTTCCACTGGGTTTCTGCAGCAAGCGATGACCCTCCTGACCCTACTCGGCATTTTCCTCGACAAGCTGGAAGTGCATCTAAAATCACTGTTGATAAAACTCGCAGCTGCTAGACGCTGGCACAGGGGTAAACGATGGGGACAGGGCCATCATGCAGAGGAATCTAAGAACAGAAGAGCGGCCATAttcggtcagaccaaaggtccatctagcccagtgtcctgtctgccgacagtggccaatgccaggtgcttcagagggaatgaacagaacagggcaattatcaagtgatccatccccgtcgcccgttcccagctgctggcaaacagaggccagggacaccatccctgcccttcctgcctaatagccattgatggacctattctccatgaacttatctagttcttttttgaacggaTTCACTTGGTAAAATGGGCCAATTtcaaacataagaacagtcacactcagtcagaccaattgtccatctagcccagtcctgtcttctgacagtgtccaataccaaaaagaaaaggaggacttgtggcaccttagagactaaccaatttatttgagcataagctttcgtgagctacagctcacttcatcggatgcatactgtggaaagtgtagaagatctttttatatacacagaaagcatgaaacattacctcctcccaccccactctcctgctggtaatagcttatctaaagtgatcactctccttacaatgtgtatgataatcaagttgggccatttccagcacaaatccaggttttctcatcacccccccccgccccatccatccccattgtGTACAAggatacacattgtaaggagagtgatcactttagataagctattaccagcgggagagtggggtgggaggaggtattttttcatgctttgtgtgtatataaaaagatcttctacactttccacagtatgcatccgatgaagtgagctgtagctcacgaaagcttatgctcaaataaattggttagtctctaaggtgccacaagtactccttttctttttgcgaatacagactaacacggttgttactctgaaacctgtccaatACCAggggctccagagggaatgaacagaacagggaatcaccaagtccatcccctgtcgcccccagcttctgccagtcagaggtttagggacggTTTCTTTTAAGATCTTAAGCCTAGTATGCGTGTTTTATGTGTTTTGTTCTGTTATTTCGTGCTTACGATCTCTTAAAATTTACTAGCTCAGCATGGCTGGGGGCTTTCCCTGGAGCCCGGTGCTGGGCAGGGCTCGAGAGAAAGGCTCCGCTGTGGTTTCAGAGTGGGCCCCGCTGCTTTCTAGGGAAGAATGAGTCAGCAGTTGTCTTGcccccaggcagctgcagggacGAGCCACAGCCACCAGATCCTCAGCACCCCGCTGTGGCAAAGCTCAGCCCTTTATGGGGCCAGTGGTGGAGTCCCCACACCGCTCGGTCAGTcctaacccacagcccccggctTTTGTCGGGCCGGGCTCCATCTATGCAGCCCTGCTGATCCCCCACGATCCTGGCTGACCGCTTACCCTGCCAGTCCAGCCCCGGGCTCCCGACGTACACAGGGCCCTGCTGGTCCcccgcgaccccccccccccccccccgctaatCCGGCCCCGAGCTCCGACGCACACACGGCCCTGCTGGTCACCCGcgatcccagccccctccccccccgccctgctaATCCAGCCCCGGGCTCCCGACATACACACGGTCCTGCTGCTCCCCCGTGATCCCGGCCACCCCCTCACCCTGCTAGTCCGGCCGTGGGCTCCCGACGTACACACGGTCCTGCTGCTCCCCCGTGATCCCGGCCACCCCCTCACCCTGCTAGTCCGGCCGTGGGCTCCCGACGTACACACAGCCCTGCTGATCCCCCGTGACCCCGGCCACCCCCTCGCCCCGCTGGtctggccctgggctccctgtATCCAGTTCAcctgatttaatttttaaaaattacacttcAAACCATCAATGGTTGGGAGGAAAAACCTCTGCCTTTCCCCCCATGTAATGGATGCAGTGTTGTCTGCCGCCAGCCTGAAACATGAGTTGTGAGAGGTGTGCGCTATCCTCTTTCATGTCACTGGActgttgactctgaaacctaatgattaCTCCCCCTCTCACCGTGGTTAGCGGTGTCACTGCTACGAGTTTTAGCAGAACCATCCAGCTATATGGACTGAGCCCATAAGCCCAAGATGCTTTTATGCGTTTTGCTTCACTGCCCAAAAcgccacctcctccctcccccgacaGCTGCTCCAATGGTAATTCTGAGCTTTCAGTGCGTGGCTCTGTGGACATAGAAACCCACCAGCAGGGACTGGGTAACATCAGTAGCACTGACTATGAAATGAACAGGCACATGGGCCTGACCCAAGATCCGCTGTTGTATTTAACCCAGTAAAagcccctcgggggggggggggggggttagcggGTGGGTGGGTCTCAGGAAGATGGGGGGGTGCAGCAGCTGGGTGAGTGGATCtcagggaggcggggggaggcagcagccagAGGGGTGGTCTCCGGGCAGTGGTTGGGGGGGACAGCAGCCAGGGAAGTAGGTCTTGGGAGTTGGGGGtcagcagctgggggtgggggtgtcagcAGCCAGGGAAGGTGGGTCTCTGGGCGGTGGGAGGTGTCAGCcttagggctgggggggggggggatgtcagcagctggggagggtgggtcttggggtgatggggggggggtcagcgtCCAGGGGAGTGGGTCTCAGGGCAGTTGGGGGTTCAGCAgcttgggggggggctcagaggtGAGGAGTGCTCAGCAGCTGGGTGAGGGCAGCTACCAGGTCAttaggtcctggggggcaggggggtcatACCACTGTGTGGGGATTGTGTCAAAGGTGATCAGggaactcccccccccacacacacacacacactccatgtttcagagtaacagccgtgttagtctgtattcgcaaaaagaaaaggagtccttgtggcaccttagagactaaccgatttatttgagcataagcttttgtgagctacagctcacttcatcggatgcatgcagtggaaagtgtagaagatctttttatacacacaaagcatgaaaaaatacttcctcccaactttcctgctggtaatagcttatctaaagtgatcactttccttacaatgtgtatgataatcaaggtgggccatttccagtacaaatccagggtttaacaagaatgtctgggggcgggggaggtaggaaaaaacaaggggaaataggttaccttgcataatgacttagccacccccagtctctattcaagcctaagttaattgtatccaatttgcaaatgaattccaattcaacagtctcttgctggagtttGGTTTTGACTCACCCCCCTTCCTGCCAGGAGTGGCTGGGGACTTCCCCCTGCTGAGGGACCCACATGATAAATACTTCCTCCCCGAGCGGCTCCCGAGCAGACAGCCCAGCCTGGCAGGATAGACCCAGCCCCGGCCTGCAGGCGCCCAGGTAAGGCCCAGCTGCTCGCACGTGGGGCAcgggtggtgggtgggggaggcagctggTATGTTTCCTTTCAGGACAGCTTTTTTGTCAGCCTGCCACAAAGAGGCTGATTTGCTGGGGGCTCCATTCTTGGGAACCCCCCCTCCAACATGAGATGGTGTTGGGGGGGTCCCCAGAACAGAGccgcctcccccccaaaaatcccccAGTGGTTCTAACATGGGCTGGTGACTTTCTGTCTCGCTGCCGGGCGGGCTGGGGCGGGCGCTGTTGGGGTTGGACTGGGGAGCCGGCGGGCTCTGCCTGGCTTTGACCTTTGCCACAGCACTTAATTACTTGAGGGGGGTCAGTGCCGTGGTTGCGCTTGGTGGTGTATGCCCTggtccctgccccgcagagcttCCAAgaaaagtgggaggggaaactgaggcacagaggggcagcgAGTGGGCAGAGACAGGTATAGACCCCCTGACTGACAGCCCAGCTCTCTAGTCATAGTCTCCTGtcctgctgtgcctcagtttccctctgtgtgACATGAGAGATCATAAGCGGTCAGTGACTGTGTTCAGATGGGGGAGTGGGGCCGGCAGGGAAATCTTACAGTGCCAAACTCCTCCGAAGGGCAGAAGTgatggggctgtgggaagtgttCCCGTCCCCCTTGCTCCTGCGGTTGCAGGATGGGCTCAGCTGTGAGGCGTTCGAGGAGATCTCCTCCATCCCCTGCCCTTCACGTGGCCCGAGCGTGAGGAACAACAGCCATAGAGGTGGGGGGGTGTCGGGGCGGGAGGCAGGTGGCTGCTTTGGTTACATGGGCCCAGAGCCTCCAAGGGGTTCAGGGCCTGAGCTGCCATCGATTTCGGTCCTCTGAGGCTCTGGGCCCTTGCAGCCTGTCCTGTGTCTCTCGCCTCCACATCTGGAGGGTAAGAGCCTGGGGCAGCCGGAGGAAGGGCGGGCACAGTGCTGGGACGGAGCCTGCGGGGGTGAGGTAGAAGAAAGGAGCAGCAGGGTGAATGCAGGGCTGGGGGCCTAAGCTATTGATGGGTACCTGTTAGCAAGCTGAGCCCACTGTTGTATCAttaccccattgtacagatggggaaactgaggcaccgtgAGGGGCAGGGTCACACAGCCAAGCAGTAGCAGAGGCCTGGCTCTAGGTGGGGAGCTGTGACTCGGAGCTCCCCGTGGGCTgctcccattccccaccccagccatgcTAATGCTGCCTTCTCTTGTGCTCCCAGGTGTGATGGGTGCTGTTCCCTGGCTCCCTCTAGTCCTCCTCTGCGGCCACTTCCAGAGCTCAGGTAAGGCGAGGGCGGCCGGACAGCGTAGGGTCCTTGTGCTCATGAACGTGTGGGACAAACAGCTCTGTCCCCATTCCAGTGtagtggggtggggacagacgGACGGTGTGAGCTCGCCGTGTGCTGCAACTCAGCCAAGGTCCCCAGGCCGCTGCAGAtgctaccctcccccccccccacccccgaagtgTGGTGCTTTTACTGGAGCTGTCTAACCTGTTGGCCTTCTCCATCTCCTGGAGGCTAATCGAGACTCTCCCTCAGTGAGCCATCCATTACTGGGCTAGTGCAGGGGATGTGAGGGGTGAGCTCTCTGGGCTGTGtcagctgggggtggctgggggcaggCTAGATGAGCAGACATGGTCTTAAAACTCTGGCCTTAAAACTCTATGACTTCCTATCAATAatctcctgcagcagtgagttccacaggttaaaaAGTAACTTCCAGGTCAACACTCTAACTAGTGGGGGCTTGAGGGACAAGCTCATTGGCTTTAAAAGGAAGGgtcagttccccctctgcccctccaagTTGTGCCCATATTGCTGTCCCAGGGTGACGTTCATCATTTCTGAGCTCTGTGTCTTGCTGTGCGGCAGGCTGGGATCCCTGTAACAGGTACAGCAGCCACCGGCCTGAGGcctggctgggagcctggacttgAGGGTGCTACTGCTGCCTCTGCCAGAGTTAGTCTATCCCCACACGGCTGGTCACCtgaccgctctgtgcctcagtttccccatgtgtgtaGCAGGTGCTCTGCCCTCCTCCATGTTGTGTGCACTACCCAGGTGCCAGTCTGTGTCCtagggagcccccccccccccccttcactgccTTTCACCAAACCCTTCTCCTTTCAGATGCAGCTTCCAGCCTGCGCCCAGAGATCATCACCCCCCTCAAGCCTGTGAAAAGTCCCGCCTTGGGTAATTGACATTCTCTGTCCAGCTACGCACTGCAGGCACTGTGTGGGCGTGGGGGCGGGAAATCAATCACAGCAGGTCCTGGTAGCACACCTGGCCCTGTCGTCCCCCAGCTTTATTCAAGCCACAGTGAGCTGGAGGGAGGGCGACGCCTCACACCGGCTCCCAACCATGCTCACTCGCCCCGGTGCAGTGCCAACGAGGTGCTGGGGGCGGGTAGGGCCTGGGGCACGGCCAGCATGCACGGGGGGGAGGCCAGCAGCCGTGACTCCCCCTCGCACACCAGACACTCTGCACCTGTAGCAATTCCACAGGCCCCAGCCCAATGCAGGCCCTGCCAGGCTAAAGGAGAGGCCCCCCAGTCTGAGCAGCGCAAGGGTGTCCAGGCGCTGAGCGTGTCCAGCCCCTGGGGGGCACTGGGATCTCTAAGCACGGCTGGCATTCCCTCCAGCAGCGGGGCCCACCCCATGGGGATGCAGTTCCCCTGGCGATGTTCCCCTGTGGCAAGGATGCAGTTCCCATGGCGATGTTCCCCCTTGCCCCTGGTGGGGATGCAGTTCCCAAGGCGATGTTCCCCTGTGGCAGGGATGCAGTTCCCATGGCGATGTTCCCCCGTGGCAGGGATGCAGTTCCCATGGCGATGTTCCCCTGTGGCAGGGATGCAGTTCCCATGGCGATGTTCCCCCCGTCCCTGGCAGGGATGCAGTTCCCATGGCGATATTCCCCTGTGGCAGGGATGCAGTTCCCATGGCGATGTTCCCCCGTGGCAGGGATGCAGTTCCCATGGCGATGTTCCTCTGGCAGGCAGGGCCGTTGGCCCACTGCCACCAGAGGACCCCAAAGCCAGGCCCTGAAGGGGACCTGCCCTTGCCTTGGCCCCTGACATCGCCGCTTCCTGTCGCTTTGCCTCCTTGGCCAGGGAAACGCTTCAGTCTCCGCTGCCAGGCTAAGAGCCCCTTCCCAGGGATGACCCTCATCTACTGGCTGGCAAACGGCTCCTTCGTGGAGGACCAGTACCTGGACTTGGCAGTGTGCGAAGGGGACGTTGTGTGAGTAAACACCccgagctggggggggtgggtcCCCCAGGTCCGCTGACCTGCCCCGCTCCCAGGGTGGagagcctgcagcagggctggctgggtggCCTGGCTCTGGATCCGGACCCTTCCCCCAGCAGCTCACCCCTTCGGATCCAGGACTCTGGCAGGGACAGGCTCAGGGCCGTGGTAGTTTGGGGAGGGAGAATCTCAGTCCAAGGACTTGCGTCCTGCCCCctggagctaaaggagaatcgGTTCGGCAGCGTGCAGGCCTGCCCGTGAAGGTGCCCAGCGGCACTGAGCCTTTGTCCTGGTTCGCAGAGGCGTTGAGGCCCTCTGGTTCACAGCGAGGAGGGGGCTGTGCAGCAGCTGAGAAGCAGAGCCCTGGTGCAGTGCAGTGACCCTGGCTTCACCCCCTCGCTCCCCTGCAGACATGCCCTGGGAGCCTGCCCCTGCAGCTgtttctggggtggggagagggcgaCACCTGGTGGCTGTTTAGGCCAATGACAGCTCTCCAGTGCCCTTGCTGACCCCCAGTCaagcccctgcctcttccctcacaGAACGGAGGCCAGGGGCACCGGGGTCCTCCTGACCCGGGAGCTGCACTTCTGCTCCTTCTCCCAGCGGGACAGGAGCACCTCCTTCATGTGCGTGGTGAGGAACCCAGCCGGGCTGGAAAAGGCACTTGTCCACTGGGACCCTGAGCAGCCAGCCCAGGTCGCGGAGCCGCAGCAGGAGACAAGGCAGGACGTCCAGACCCCGGAGACCACCCCCAGCGTGGACTGGTGAGAGCCCTTAATGGCTATGGGGAGGGGCGTGTGGGCATGGGCTGGCCACATTGCCAAGCccctgacaaggtccctcaccaaaggctcttaagcaaactcagcagtcatgggataagagggaccgtcctctcatggatcagtaagtaACCGGTTAAAaggcaggaaacaaaggataggaataaatggtcagttttcagaagggagagaggtaaatagtggggtcccccaggagtctgtgctgggcccagtgctgttcaacatattcataatgacctggaaaaaggggtaaacagtgaggtggcaaaattcacaggtgatacaaaactgctcaagatagttatgtcccaggcagactgtgacgAGCTACACAAGGATCCcgcaaaactgggtgacggggcaacaGAGTGGCAGATGACATTCGGTGTTAatcagtgcaaagtaatgcatgttggaaaacaatTCCAGCTATACagatacaatgatggggtctaaatgaacTGTTACCACTTGAGAAAGAGACCGTCgagtcactgtggagagttctctgaaaatatccactcgaTGCtcagtggcagccaaaaaagcgaacagaacgctaaaaaccattaagaaagggatcgataataagacagaaaatatcgtgttgcctctagataaatccatggtatgcccccaTCTTGACTagtgcgtgcagatgtggtcgccccatctcaaaaaagatatactggaattcgaaaaggttcagaaaaggatgacacaaatgattaagggtatggaacagtttccgtatgaggagagattaataagactgggactttccagcttggaaaagagacaactaaggggggatacgatagaggtctataaaatcatgacgggtgtggagaaagtaaataaggaagtgtgatttactctctcataacacaagaacgagaggtcactaaatgaaataaaggcagtaggtttaaaacaaacaaaaggaagtatttatttaCACAACTcagtcgacctgtggaactccatgCCAGAGGATGTagtaaaggccaagactagaacagggttaaaaaaagaactagataaagttcatggaggacaggtccatcaatgggtgttagccaggatgggcaggaatggtgtctctagacTCTGTTTGCAAGTTGCTgggaatgaatcacttgatgattccctgttctgttcattccctctggggcacctggcattggccactgtcagcagacaggacactgggctggatggacctttggtctgacccagtctggccgttcttatgttcttaaggggTTGGAGCCCCCGCCTCACTCTCAGCTGTACAGCACTTCccaagaggtggggggggggagctgccacGAGCTCAACACTAGTGCTTCCGCTGCCCCTggagccccaccccttctctgccccggGAGCTGCTGGAGAGCTACTGGGTTCCACCCCAGTGACAGCTGCATGTCACCAGTGGGCAAAGCAAGGGGCTCAGTCAGAGTGCAGGGAatcagcctgcacccccagacctGATGGAGCCCAGAGGGAGGTAATACCTGCATGGGGCGCGGAGGCTGGGCCCGGTCACGCTGTGAGAGTGAGATCCTCTGCAGGGCCCCAGGGCCAGCTAGGCCCCAGCTGTGTGGGAACGGCCAGCACCTGCCAGCCTGGCACTAACCGCACTTTGGCTTTCTCCAGGGCCAAGAGCATGGACGGAGCACAGGGACAGCAGCGCCAGCCCGCGAGAGGCAGCGATATTGTGCCTACGGCTGCCAAGTGCCACTTCGCTGGCAAGGCCATGCCAGCCTCCCTCCACGGCCGACACAGCTgagctgccctcccccacccgctcTGTTCTTCCTGTGTCCGCTTGCAGCCTGGCAGGGGGAAGGCCAGAttcagccccagccctcagctTCTCTGTTACATTCCCCACCCCAGGCACaaggtgctggtgggggaggctcCCGCAGGACTTGCCCTCTGGGCGAGGGCCCAAAGCAGCAGTAAcagggctgccccccacccccatctgcagTGTCACTCTCTCCCCTAGTGAAGTGGGGTGACCaaagctgccccctgctgccaaCCCAGCCTATGACTGAAGGGGGCAGCCAGCAATGCTCTGCCTGTTATATGCCCAGGAGGGCAGCacctgcttggggcaggggctgggagaccAGTAACCCGGGGCCTCTCGCTGCCAGCTCTCCACCCACTTCACATTGTTTTGATTATATAAAAACACAATGCTCTGTTTCTTGTAGCCATCTCAGGCACCGTCTcggagggagaggcagagaggggagcgGCCTCATGGGTCAGGGAACGGGGCTGATCTGGGcatggggggggcagcagggcagagatgggggggaggTGAAGTCTTGcggaacagaggggcaggagggcaattggaggggtggagcaggagggggccttCCAGAGAAGGGGACCAGCTTgaaggggatggagagggggaagCCCATGGAGCGAGCCAGAGGGCAGCTCTGGGACAATGCAAGGGGTACGGGGAAGCCAGAGGgaagggtgcaggaggaggggctggaggagatgCAGCTGGGTGAGGAGAGGGCTCCTTAACTCAGCCATTATAGAAGCAGAAGGCCTGAGACTCAGGCGAGGGCCACCAGGATGGGTGCTGGTGGCTGGGGTCTGACGGGGAGGGTAGACAGGCTGTGAGTGTGAGCTCCTGGAGGGGGGACTGGCTGGAGAGGAGGTACGTCTGAGGCACAGTCGGAGGGCAAACAGGCTGCCGACATGCAGAAGCCGCTCGCTCCGTGGAGGGGGTTGTGTGCCCCCCTCACCCGCAGGGTTCACCCAGTGTGGCCCCAGCAGACTGCAGCCCTCGGCGCTGGTGAAGCTGCCTGCAGGGTCCAGCAGCCAGCTGGCCCCATAGCTCCGTCCGAgtcctgctggggctgggagacGAGCCCTTAGCTCACGCCTGGCCCGGTGGCTCTCTGGGCCTGCCCGGCCACAGGCAGGGGCTGCTCTGAGGGCAGGAACCCGCTGGAGACAAAACAGGGCCTCGGAAACGGGCATCGGGAGAAAAGTACAGTTTATTTACACGTAGAAAGGGTTTAAAAATGACACGTTTCACTGACATCTGGACAACCCCAGGTGAACACCCGGCGGGGCCCCTCCTTGTGCAGACCCCCCTGACCTGCTCTCTGCAGTTAAAGCCTAGAGGATTTGAGACCAAATTTACTTAGTCTGTAAAAATGAGGGAGCCAGAGCCAGGCGGGGCAGTGGGCGCAGCCTCCCAGCCAGCACCCCGCAgagctgcccccctctcccccagcactgaCCCAACCCAGAAGCAGCTAGTTCCAGCCCCGCTCCCGGAGCGCACGCAGCCCGGCCGCTCCTTGCAGCTGCCTGAGGCTTTGTAGGGCTCAGAAGAGCAGCTTTCAACTATGATAaaccggggggcaggggggttaacACAGCTGTGGAGGACCAGCCCATTGTAACCTGGGGCTCCAGGAAGCAAGCCCCAGTTCATTAATTTGAGGTGAGCTGGAAGAGGGGCCTGAGCGCaaggtgaggtggggcgggggctttgCAGGGGGATACAGGAGATCTCAGCCCTGGGAGACAAGTCTAAAACCCTGCCCTGCCTTGCGATGGACACGGGGAATCCAGCTCTGCGGGGGTCAGAGTCCAACTCCCCGGGCTGCACACGCCCAGCTCCCCGGCAGCTGGGCTGTACCCACAGCCCCCACAACGCCAGCTGGCCCTAGCCTGTGGGGACCCCTCCTGGCCTCAGCCCTGGCAGATttcccaccttgcaggggagaCCCAGCTTgctacacagaatacaaaccaAAGCAACGCAGCGAAGGGGAAGGGGATGCTGTGCCTGCTGCTACCCCCACCCTGTCTGTACAGTAGAGGAAGCACCCCCCCCCCGTGCCAGAGACCCTGGCTGCCCTCCCTATGTACAGTGCCTACAAGAAGCTGCCAGCCAAGCAGAACCTGTGCAACCCCCCACGAAGGGTATAATCCAAATGATATGGAGGAATTCCCGCTGTACATAATCTTCGTGCCCAAACCCCATAGGAAACACACCTCTAGTGCCACGCGGCTGcggtccccacttccctccccccgctggaTTCTAGTGTTTGAGGAAGGCAGCCCCATGCAGGGAACAACCCAAACTAGAGTTATACGCAAGAGAGACCCCGTAAGAACCCCCAATCCCCACTAAGCCAATGAAGAGCAAATggtgcctcccacccccagaatCCTAGCTCTGTGCACCCCCAAGCAGATCAGCGACCCCCACCGAGCGGTTCCTTTAGTGCAGACGGCCGTGGGGAGATGTGGGAGCCCATGGGCTgcgagaggggaaggggagcccaGCGTGCAGGTGAAGAGGGCACATCAAGAGTTCGGGAAGGGGGACGCGGATGCTGAACTCCCCCCAGCTGGCCTACGGCAGGAGACAGCATGTGGCCGCGCGTCGAAGGGTGGGCTCCTTTCCCTCAGGCTCTGCTCGGGGCTCGCTGGGGAGCTCTCTCCAGGATCCCCCTTCCGCCTCCGCAGCCAGCTCACCACGCGCAGGGCAGCGCCCGGGTtttcctgccccagctggggctgctccgAAGAGCTCCTCCGTTGTCAGCATGCCCAGTGCGCAGACTCGGTCCCTGGCAGTCCTCCCCAAGCACTCAGGTACCA carries:
- the LOC102945076 gene encoding interleukin-18-binding protein, with product MGAVPWLPLVLLCGHFQSSDAASSLRPEIITPLKPVKSPALGKRFSLRCQAKSPFPGMTLIYWLANGSFVEDQYLDLAVCEGDVVTEARGTGVLLTRELHFCSFSQRDRSTSFMCVVRNPAGLEKALVHWDPEQPAQVAEPQQETRQDVQTPETTPSVDWAKSMDGAQGQQRQPARGSDIVPTAAKCHFAGKAMPASLHGRHS